AACATCTCATCATGTGCAGAGCACTCGACTCACTGCCTATCACCTGCCTGGAGAAGTGAGAACCATGAGATTTTTCTGACAAATAACAGTCAATGTCCTTGTGTTTCTAGAAGACAGCTGGACTTTAAATTCCAAGTTGTAAcattttgtctgtcttttataTCTTCGCAGGGCAAAGGAGCTGAAAGCTTTGTTTGGAAGCTTATTACAAAAGTCGGATCACAGCATCACCAGCCAGTCgaagaaaaatgagaaacagAGGTAAGACACGCGTACAGAATTCTCTATTGACGCACATCCATAGAATTAAAGTGGACTACAGTGGACTACAACTTTTATTCAAGTTGCCTTTTCTGTTTCTCAGCAGGTTAAATGAAGACGAGCCTTCGAAATGGAGGGAGTCCTTTGAGAAGCTGTTGTGCAGTCAAAGTGAGTCCTCCAGATCACACCTGATGCAAATGTTCTGATCATTCCACATGTCTGAGAAAACTGCCAGATGTTAACTCTCTCCtgactctcttttctttcttccagaCGGACTGTGCCTGTTCAGAGCTTTCCTGGTCTCAGAGTTCAGTGAGGAGAACATCGCTTTCTACTTGGCCTGTGATGACTACAAGACAACGAAACCTTCAAAACTGGCCACCAAAGCCAAGAAAATTTATGACGAGTTCATCGGCTGTGATGCACCACGAGAggtaaatatttttaaaaaaaacctacatAGACATTTCAAGATGCCTTGCTGGCTTCTCTTACCTACTGTACCTGTGAAGTGTTAATAATCACCTCTCCTGCTCACCTAAAGGTGAATCTTGACCACCTGACCAAAGCCATCACCAAGGAGAACATGGATCATCCAAAGCAGTCCTGTTTTGAGCTGGCCCAAGAGAAAATCTACACCCTGATGGAGAAAGACTGCTACCCTCGCTTCCTCAAGTCCTCCGTATACCTGGAGGCCAGCAGGAAGGCCAAGACCAGCTAAAAAGCTTCATTAACAACTGTCCTGCTCGCAGCAGAGACGATGTGATCACTCCTAAAAAAGGGACATAAGCTTTACtgacacacagactgacactgGAGAGGTTCGCACGGAAAAAATACCTCAGACCAAGAAGTTTGGTGTCAGGCTGAAGGGTTATTCTGAGACCGGAGGTTGCATACAGCTTGGGGTCCGGGATGGATGCTGAAGGACACATGAAGCTGTGACTGAGACAGACGGAGCTGCCGGCGAAGTCTGCCTCTGAAGAGAcacctgtactgtacatacAGGGCTGCACTAACGGCAGCCACAGTGGCATTAATTGTAAAACAGAGATATGAATGAGTTGCTTTCACACAACAAAACTACCACTGGGAAAACCTCTGTAGCACtagtgtttatttattcattatttattaaaagttattttatttgaatCTTTTCCTATGTGTTTATTATGCTGTGCAACCGGTTGGTGAACCTGATTTGTATCGAATGTGTCTTTTTAATCTGAAGTActgtatgtaaaaaataaatgaaagattACCAACTGCCAGAGAGAAACGGTTACTGTTTTGTTCCATGGAAACATCACACGTTGAGAATGTGGATGTGGTTTTGCAGTGAGGAAAAATgtaggaggaaggaggaagactTGCTCATGTGCATTGTTTATACTGTAGTTGCTAACAACCCCACGGCCTCAGTGGTTCCACTTCACAAGTAGGTGACAGGATGACTCCTTTTCTCTGGCGTTACGGGGAATGTGACTGTGTCTCAGTtcttgtgctttttttaaacacaagaaTCTGCCTTTGAGCCACAGAGAGAGAATAAATGGTGAGGTCACTCTCACCGGTGATCATTTTAACAGGATGAGCGAAAGCCTCCGATTCAGATTTAGACTTTTAATAATCGCCACAGGGTAAACTCCTTTGGTTGCCCATAACCAGAGACAAAAAGCGGACAGGTCAGCTAGGTCACAAAAATATAGAAGATGTGCATCGCTGCACAACTATTGCACAAACTAGGCATAGCACAGGATCCTGCCTAGCaactaaatgaaaaaatgacatacatctttaaaaacaaagaaaagattGGCATTTCTGTCAcacacgtgtgcacacacacacaaacggcaTTTCACACCCTCATGAAATACTGtggcattttaaatgtttagcACACAGACATTAAAGTCGTATTGATTTTCTACTATAACTCACAGTAAGGAAGTGAGAAACATTGTGtgagtaaaaaaacatcatttttgcCAGGCAGCCTACTGAGCACATTAAGAAATACTTAAGTAGTTTGGGAAACAcacttcttcacttcttcacaATGATACCTCACTTGTATATGTTAAAAACGAAGCAACAGCTTGctggttagctggttagcttagtttACTTAAACCTGGATTATTTTAGACTGTAATAGGGAAAgcagctagcctagctctgaCTAGCAGTAATTCAATTTGGAggtgcaggattttttttatgtttggacagagccaggatGTTACCCCGTTTCCAATctttttgctaagctaagcaaaCCACATGCTGATTGAAGCTACATTTAGCATACAGACATGAGATTGGTATTGATCCTCTAATATAACTCACAGTAAGGAGGTCAATgagcttatgtgtgtgtgtgtgtgtgtgtgtttgtgtgtgtgtcaaaaaaacaagatcATTTTGCCGGGAAGCATCTGAGCGTGATGGGTGGTCACCACGGCAACAGCGGCCGCCTACTCAGAAATCTCCATAGGCAGGTTTGTTTGTTAGCGTACAGCAGCCGCTCACAGCCTGTGAGTCAcagcagcctctcctcctctttgtaAATCAACTCCTTTCCTCCATTCTCCCGCCGTCCACCATTGCCACCTCCTCGCCGCCCTCCCCCTCCCACGCCCACCTGCAGCAACGGCCTACTCCTGTTCAAACACTCGGCAGCTAAAGAGGCGAGGGCCGAGTCATTAACAGCGCTCTCACACACTCATGGAAAATGAAAGAGGCTATATCTCTTGGCTCCATCCCTCAGCTTCTCCTAGAAGTGATGGGTAATGAGGCCTCTTCTGAACGCGGACACAGTCATTGAGATTAAGTGGAGAAACAGTGATTTGTTTGTCGGCTCAGCAAACTGAAACTCTAACAGACGGACTCAACTTTTAATTGACACTCACCCTTTGCTGTAGCAGCTGATGTTACCATATTTATGCAggtattattttaattttgtccACCTACAGTTTTCTGTTTGGGCAGATGTTCATGATTCACGTCTAATTCAAGCTATCAGATGTCGGGGGAAAAAGCCAGAAGCATGTAGAGACCTGATCAGGCGCGGCTGCGTGTGGGTGGACAGAACTAGTCGCACCTTTTTTGCCTTGATGTAACTTATGATGATTGTGTTATCTGGAGGGTGTGAGCAGTCTGGAAATGTTGAACTTTACAGATTGGTGAATAcacaagagaaacaaagagagagataaGCTACCGGGAGAGTGATAACTGTTTTACCTTGACGCCTGGGGGACAAAAGGTTTTTTTGGGGTAACAACAACCTGGATTAAAGTAGATCCTGCTCTAATCAAATACAGAGCGGAGAATGAGTCTATTGTGATTCCCAGCTGTGCAtttttgtgtgatgtgtgtataCAGCTGGCCAGACGAGAGATTTTTGAAATAACTAAATTGCAGCTGAATCATACTGCCAGCCAGAGCGTGTGACTACCTGGACGTTGAGCTCATTTCCTGCTCTTTTTCCATCCAGTTTGAGCAATAATCACACACTACAAGATATCTCCCTTCTTTTTTTAGCTGcttattaatatttaaaaacaggCACCATCTAAATATTTGATGTCCGACATCTTTAAGTCTaaaaaaattacacattttcagAGTTGAAGAAATTCCACTATACACAATCAGCAGACCTGCCAACATGTACGCATTGCTGCTCTCTAGGTACGCATTTTGTTGCATCTCGCAGTTCAGCGGTTTCAGTTTCTATGCACGTGCAATCTATGAAGTTGATTCTGCCGCTGAGCCACAACAATCTGCGTGTAAGTGAAGTGAAAAGCTTTTGGCCAATCTGAGTGCTGCATTTTAACACCCTCGCCCACCTGCTCCTCCCAGCCAAATGCTCCGCAcgttcaattcaattcagtgcCTCAAACAAGCCAGGCTGGCCGGATAACTGATCCCTCTGTTAGAAAAGTGGTGAAACGTCTAGAAATCTAGAAGGTTAGGCTAGGTGCTGACTTAAGATAAATGATTACAGAACAGGATTTAGGTTAGGTTGGGCATTTTTTTATCCTAATTGAATTTATGGCAGGTCTGAgtcagtggtggaggaagtactcTGATCTTTAACTTCAGTAAAAGTTGTAATACAACAGTGTAGATATACTCTGTTACAGGTAATAATCCTGCATTCACaatcttaaaggggcactatgtcattttggagaagaaattgaaAACTCTGAACATCTTTGATATTTGCcataataatgaggtaataatacaaacataactgagtaaacaagctgttctcggaggtAAAGGTCCCAGGACACTGTTTTAATCTAGAAATGTGGCAGGGCCTGCCGAATTTAAACATCTTAAAACAGTATGATATTgttttgtccttcaaggtcagtttgtttattcagagtttttatttgtttgtttgtttaggcataaaaaatggtcattgaagatctttctcttctgattaaaatgtcaaacatttccaTAAATGACAACACAAGTCACAGatgacaacaacacaggacaaaacatgAGTATCTTTCATCATTTAGTCTATGATAGAAATGGATCGCCAGTTAGGAACAATAGAAAGCAAAAACattgtatataaatataaattttGTACAGTAATAGCGAGGTTTATAGGGAAACAATGTAAACACTGATGATTCTATCATCCTatagccattacactgtgcaattaACATTACTTCATAATGATTCACAGAAGCAGAAAACTTGCCTGTCGCTAGTTTAAGAAAAATGATTGTCATCAAATTATACTTACAGTGAAAGTACTTACTATGCTGAATGGCCTGTAGTATGTGTTGTATTACTGGATTATAAATAGTGAACGGGTAAGAATCACACAGATATTTGCAGatatttgccttcaaaatgGAATCACTACTACCTCAAAATTGAATTTAAAGGTGTTAACATTCtacaagttattattattaccatagTTTGTTGTAGCAAACTTTGCTTGTGTTTATGTTGCTAACACTAATATCGTTAGCGATGTCAATGCTGGCTAACATTAGGGCAGCACAGTGTGCCGGGCACATCCTGAAGAAATCAGCCAGTCttaagaggatttttttttcctctttatatACTTGATGTCTGCACGTGAAGAATGACTAATAAAGCTGTTACTGTCTTAATATCACGGCATCAAGTAAAGAATAAACAGATATTATGACATTTTGGAGGTGGctttatgtttttataatgGCAAATAACTTTACATTTAATATCATGCAGTTCAGATGATGTTATATTAATGGCTTTGGATGTGGCCAAACACTTGCAGACATGAGGGATACatatacagacacagacagaagtttaaaaaaaaacatatttggcaAATATATGTACGATATGTGTCATGCACCACTGATAACATGAATATGAACCAATGTCAGGTAGTGTGTTGTATAACTGAATGTGTCCACATCTGTTCTCCATTAACCAGACAGACTTGGATGACTCTTGTTGTCTCCAGTGTTTTCCACTTTCGACTTACAGCAAAGAATAACATCATTTTAAGGTAAATTAACATCCTGGAAATCTACATGACTGGAGCTCAACTTTATGAGCCTATTTTTAAGTGCGGGATTTTCCTCCggccagaagaagaagaaagcggCTGCCAAGGAAAACTATTAGACCGATAAGCTGCCAAAGGCTTTTGACAAGCGCTTAAAGTAACACAGAGAAATTCCTCTAGGACACAGCCTCCCTACAGAAACCTAGTGATGTGATGATAACTGGTAATGATTCAAATGTATCAGTGACATAAGGAACAtacatgtttttgtaaatgttgttttacaaaCTCCACGATGCTGCATTAAAGCTCAATTTTTCCTAAGTGAAAAGCCTGAATCTTCCCTTCCTCTTCCATAATCATGAATCGCTGAAATCGAGTCAACAAGGGACTTTCATTGCCTT
The sequence above is drawn from the Sparus aurata chromosome 21, fSpaAur1.1, whole genome shotgun sequence genome and encodes:
- the rgs5b gene encoding regulator of G-protein signaling 5b; amino-acid sequence: MCRALDSLPITCLEKAKELKALFGSLLQKSDHSITSQSKKNEKQSRLNEDEPSKWRESFEKLLCSQNGLCLFRAFLVSEFSEENIAFYLACDDYKTTKPSKLATKAKKIYDEFIGCDAPREVNLDHLTKAITKENMDHPKQSCFELAQEKIYTLMEKDCYPRFLKSSVYLEASRKAKTS